One Purpureocillium takamizusanense chromosome 1, complete sequence genomic window carries:
- a CDS encoding uncharacterized protein (SECRETED:SignalP(1-19~SECRETED:cutsite=TFA-AP~SECRETED:prob=0.8308)), with product MQAFSFLVAFAITFSSTFAAPADTASTRQQQVNYAEVAALSQKLADLRNSVLGQIQQVTGDETTSRIAGQFNLGGSIQRLNGAANDISGAIGSMEKILNNVASQYSSDEKANWKNFG from the coding sequence ATGCAAGCCTTCAGTTTCCTCGTTGCATTCGCAATCACGTTCAGCTCGACGTTTGCCGCTCCCGCGGATACTGCCTCTacccgccagcagcaagtCAACTATGCCGAAGTCGCTGCACTCAGTCAAAAGCTCGCAGACTTGCGCAATTCCGTGCTGGGGCAGATTCAACAGGTCACGGGAGACGAAACGACTTCACGGATCGCTGGTCAATTCAACCTCGGCGGGTCCATCCAGCGCCTGAACGGTGCTGCCAACGATATCAGTGGTGCAATCGGTTCCATGGAAAAAATTCTGAATAATGTCGCCTCTCAATACTCTAGCGATGAGAAGGCCAATTGGAAGAATTTTGGCTGA